Proteins co-encoded in one Fibrobacter sp. UWT2 genomic window:
- a CDS encoding TrmH family RNA methyltransferase: MVMFSEKKFLATKDTSKAKRMAELLRVIILQLGDDVPRAKREFETYAEWMKLPESERLTGKNQAQMIDLYKTFRTRAGLGFERDVYLEQEPGDREVANEAPLPFAVLVHNLRSAFNVGSIIRSTDCFGLEGVHLSGYSCGPDHVTVKSAARGCQEWIPIKRWESPFDCVKWHKENGYEIIALETGEDIPSINDVKWPAKGLIILGNEELGIAPELMAEATMKVTIPMAGRKASMNVAGAYAIMCFKIRSDNSSK; encoded by the coding sequence ATGGTCATGTTTTCCGAGAAAAAATTTCTGGCCACTAAAGACACTTCCAAGGCCAAGCGCATGGCCGAACTTTTGCGCGTCATCATCCTTCAATTGGGCGACGATGTCCCCCGCGCCAAGCGTGAATTCGAGACCTACGCCGAATGGATGAAACTCCCCGAAAGCGAGCGTCTTACCGGCAAGAATCAAGCCCAGATGATCGACTTGTACAAGACCTTCCGTACTCGTGCGGGACTCGGGTTCGAACGTGACGTTTACCTGGAGCAGGAACCGGGGGACCGCGAAGTTGCAAACGAAGCTCCGCTTCCGTTCGCCGTACTCGTGCACAACTTGCGCAGCGCCTTTAACGTCGGTTCCATCATCCGCAGCACGGACTGCTTCGGACTCGAAGGAGTCCACCTGAGCGGTTACAGTTGCGGGCCTGACCACGTGACGGTCAAGAGTGCCGCCCGCGGCTGCCAGGAATGGATTCCGATCAAGCGTTGGGAATCGCCATTCGATTGCGTCAAGTGGCACAAGGAAAACGGCTACGAGATCATCGCTCTTGAAACCGGCGAAGATATTCCTAGCATCAATGACGTCAAATGGCCCGCAAAGGGGCTCATCATTCTCGGCAACGAAGAATTAGGAATCGCTCCCGAGCTGATGGCGGAAGCGACAATGAAGGTGACAATCCCGATGGCTGGCCGCAAGGCGAGCATGAATGTCGCCGGCGCCTACGCCATTATGTGCTTTAAGATTCGTTCTGATAACAGTTCGAAGTAG
- a CDS encoding TIGR02171 family protein: MKNIVCLLSVLFFCLWGVGCSNSESLSSAQENSMQDVLAQKGFVLVQASGNPVTLGTDDESASVKDHPSMVASFDYDFWIGKHEVTCGEMGLDCDDSLPATDVTYFDAVLYANKLSKAEGFDTAYTYSKATFDENGACTGLEDLLFWSSKEAFRLPTEAEWSYVANQGWNPDDSWNSNNSNFKLHKVCSSYVDELGLCDMAGNAKEWVEDALVPFVSMEILDYIGVQGNSLLDERVVKGGSYRDGPSDMKIFKRGDIYTVTSSSKADYIGFRLAFGAILNPGKLDNEGHMNSAAVSILAQSKDVNHFNAGLRSKLVFRNDVTHSLTYLYYPAVGAPITANLNFGISAYHPDISPDGNWLAFCTGLEGVSGQSKVYAYPLDGGNLVELNVEQAAIPRWRVLPGGDTVLVYVTNAGNNKIDSTFFASSTWQVKFANGKFGTPEKLFDGAYHGGVSENDELAVTGARLLRSRVKGEDGIWYNGEQACNVSLSRGGANRTLFLDFASKTGKAFVGSTYGVHERAFVADSDGKMVLSVAAPEGYAFDHTEWVLGSDSVFVATLTNANGAHKKVVLVNAYTGEILDLAEGDELWHPVMWRDIAGRDSLDPLLDLDSAGVYYTAGAPFFVLELRVQMENFWKMRDSVTAVALGSSRTMYGVHAPWVKSQKLLNMAFSSGDIYGIDYLARNYVLQHLPKLKYLVLETSIDFLWVNETASWQIVFGSVPGYRYDESHDFWKDGVPKGLEKLVSDVPKPQSEMTSPAKLGEFLLPTNGWGSPNVMHDTTFMRATDPIVVTNLEKYRNLVELAKSQGVTVVFLIPPQNPEYAKTGSFGIYGALRSDVQKIIDELSSMGAVVFDENNMGKHAYTDDMAFNEDHLSKKGAERLSARLDSLFVDLEK; encoded by the coding sequence GTGAAGAATATTGTTTGCTTATTGTCTGTTCTTTTCTTTTGCCTTTGGGGCGTAGGCTGCTCCAATTCGGAATCGCTTTCTTCCGCTCAAGAAAATTCAATGCAAGATGTCCTTGCGCAGAAAGGCTTTGTGCTTGTCCAGGCAAGCGGTAATCCGGTGACGCTCGGAACAGACGACGAATCGGCTTCGGTGAAGGACCACCCTTCGATGGTTGCTAGCTTCGATTACGATTTCTGGATCGGCAAGCATGAGGTGACTTGCGGCGAGATGGGGCTGGACTGCGATGATTCCTTGCCGGCAACGGATGTGACTTATTTTGATGCGGTCTTGTACGCGAATAAATTGAGCAAGGCAGAAGGCTTCGATACCGCCTATACTTATTCGAAGGCGACATTTGACGAAAACGGAGCCTGTACGGGACTAGAGGATTTGCTTTTCTGGTCGTCCAAGGAGGCGTTCCGTTTGCCGACAGAAGCGGAATGGTCGTATGTGGCAAATCAAGGTTGGAATCCTGACGATTCCTGGAATTCGAATAACTCCAATTTCAAGCTTCATAAAGTTTGCTCGTCGTATGTAGATGAACTTGGCTTGTGCGATATGGCCGGAAATGCGAAGGAATGGGTCGAAGATGCGCTTGTGCCGTTCGTTTCCATGGAAATTCTTGACTATATCGGCGTGCAAGGGAATAGCCTGTTGGATGAACGCGTTGTAAAGGGCGGAAGCTATCGTGACGGCCCTTCCGATATGAAAATTTTCAAGCGCGGCGATATCTATACGGTTACCTCGTCATCGAAGGCGGATTATATCGGCTTTAGGCTTGCGTTTGGCGCTATCCTGAATCCCGGCAAGCTTGATAATGAAGGCCACATGAACAGTGCGGCGGTCTCGATTCTGGCACAGTCTAAAGATGTGAATCACTTTAATGCGGGCCTCCGTTCGAAACTCGTGTTCCGTAACGATGTGACCCATTCGCTGACGTATCTGTATTACCCGGCTGTCGGTGCGCCGATAACGGCGAACTTGAATTTTGGCATTTCCGCTTACCATCCGGATATTTCTCCTGATGGAAATTGGCTTGCGTTCTGCACGGGGCTAGAAGGTGTCTCTGGACAATCGAAGGTGTATGCGTATCCGCTTGATGGAGGCAACCTTGTGGAATTGAATGTGGAACAAGCGGCAATTCCGCGGTGGCGCGTGCTTCCGGGCGGCGATACCGTATTGGTGTATGTGACGAATGCTGGCAACAACAAGATTGATTCGACCTTCTTTGCCTCTAGCACTTGGCAGGTGAAGTTCGCGAATGGCAAGTTCGGTACTCCTGAAAAACTTTTTGATGGCGCTTATCATGGTGGCGTTTCCGAAAACGACGAATTGGCTGTGACGGGTGCAAGGCTGTTGCGCTCTCGCGTTAAAGGCGAAGATGGAATTTGGTACAATGGTGAACAGGCTTGCAATGTGTCCTTGAGCAGGGGAGGCGCAAATCGCACCTTGTTCCTTGATTTTGCAAGCAAGACCGGGAAGGCTTTTGTTGGAAGTACTTACGGCGTGCATGAACGTGCCTTTGTGGCAGATAGTGATGGCAAAATGGTGCTGTCTGTCGCTGCTCCGGAAGGCTATGCATTCGACCATACGGAATGGGTGCTTGGCTCGGATTCCGTGTTCGTGGCAACGCTGACAAATGCAAATGGCGCTCACAAGAAAGTGGTCTTGGTAAATGCGTACACGGGAGAAATCCTCGACCTTGCCGAAGGTGATGAACTTTGGCATCCGGTAATGTGGCGCGATATTGCAGGTCGCGATTCCCTTGATCCGCTGCTGGATTTGGACAGTGCCGGTGTTTACTATACTGCAGGCGCTCCATTCTTTGTACTTGAATTGCGTGTGCAGATGGAAAACTTCTGGAAAATGCGCGACTCTGTCACGGCAGTTGCTCTCGGGAGTTCACGTACGATGTATGGTGTTCATGCTCCGTGGGTGAAATCGCAGAAACTGTTGAATATGGCTTTTTCTTCGGGTGACATTTATGGAATCGATTACCTTGCCCGAAATTACGTCTTGCAACATCTGCCGAAACTCAAGTATCTTGTACTGGAAACATCGATCGACTTTTTGTGGGTGAATGAGACCGCATCTTGGCAAATCGTATTCGGAAGTGTCCCGGGTTACCGCTACGATGAATCACATGATTTCTGGAAAGACGGCGTGCCGAAGGGCCTTGAAAAACTGGTAAGCGATGTTCCTAAGCCGCAGTCCGAAATGACAAGCCCCGCCAAGTTAGGGGAGTTCCTATTGCCTACAAATGGGTGGGGCTCGCCGAACGTGATGCACGATACGACATTTATGCGCGCTACGGATCCGATCGTGGTGACCAATCTGGAAAAGTACAGAAACCTGGTGGAATTGGCCAAGAGCCAGGGCGTGACGGTGGTGTTCTTGATTCCTCCGCAGAACCCGGAATACGCCAAGACGGGATCGTTCGGAATCTATGGTGCTCTTCGCTCCGATGTGCAGAAAATTATAGACGAACTTTCGTCGATGGGGGCGGTCGTTTTTGATGAAAATAACATGGGAAAACACGCCTATACAGACGACATGGCATTCAATGAGGACCACCTGAGTAAGAAGGGTGCGGAAAGGCTTTCTGCACGTCTCGATTCGCTGTTTGTTGACCTCGAAAAATAG
- the surE gene encoding 5'/3'-nucleotidase SurE: MLEDQKTRVLIANDDGIKSGYMLALACALAPIAEVYVFAPDEEQSGVSHAFTVRKALSVKKVDVDAAVEAYSMSGTPADCVKFALGHFAMHGLTTEGAGPGAFDVCFSGVNLGENSGVSSLYSGTVAGAREAALWGVPGIALSLRGTTANMLETAKEFAVKVVKERLFERIPVGVFWNVNFPKATAETFKGFKATKMALGMFTDHYTHEGNMWQLDGDKLWDEQPKDSDDYLLNQGYATITPHRIDQTDEESLNEINEMLVETPVDN; the protein is encoded by the coding sequence ATGTTAGAAGACCAAAAAACACGCGTTCTCATCGCAAACGATGATGGGATAAAAAGCGGCTATATGCTGGCTTTGGCGTGTGCCCTTGCACCTATCGCAGAAGTGTATGTTTTTGCACCCGATGAGGAACAGAGTGGGGTCTCTCACGCCTTTACGGTACGTAAGGCTTTATCCGTCAAAAAAGTGGATGTAGACGCAGCTGTAGAAGCCTATTCTATGTCCGGAACTCCGGCCGATTGTGTGAAGTTTGCATTGGGTCATTTTGCCATGCATGGGCTTACTACCGAGGGGGCCGGTCCGGGTGCTTTTGACGTGTGTTTTTCGGGCGTCAATCTCGGCGAAAATTCCGGCGTGTCGTCGCTCTATTCGGGAACGGTCGCTGGTGCTCGCGAAGCAGCCCTTTGGGGAGTGCCGGGCATTGCTCTTTCGCTCCGTGGCACAACCGCAAATATGCTCGAAACTGCAAAGGAATTTGCAGTGAAGGTGGTGAAGGAACGCCTGTTCGAACGGATTCCTGTAGGTGTTTTCTGGAACGTGAATTTTCCAAAGGCTACCGCCGAAACCTTCAAGGGGTTCAAGGCGACCAAGATGGCTCTCGGAATGTTTACGGACCACTATACCCACGAAGGGAACATGTGGCAGCTGGACGGCGATAAACTGTGGGACGAACAGCCCAAGGATAGTGATGACTATCTGTTGAACCAGGGCTATGCGACGATTACGCCCCATCGCATCGACCAGACCGACGAAGAAAGTTTAAATGAGATAAACGAAATGCTGGTGGAAACACCGGTGGATAATTAG
- the gyrA gene encoding DNA gyrase subunit A → MSEELVPGSQIRSLIEKDMQDCYLRYSMSVIVARALPDARDGFKPVHRRVMYSMHKLGVVPNKPTVKSARIVGDVIGKYHPHGDSAVYETLVRMAQDFSLRYPLVFGQGNFGSIDGDGAAAMRYTEAKMNNMGALMLEDLEKDTVDMGPNFDESLEEPKVLPSALPNMLVNGTTGIAVGMATSMAPHNLREIANAIHAVAENPDISGEDLLQYVSGPDFPTGGVICGRAGIRDAYLTGHGRVRVRARTEIDVDSRGKPRILVSEIPYMVNKAELCKKIAELVKDKRVDGITDIRDESSREGMRIVIEMRKDVVAEVVLNNLFKNTQLQTTFSIYNLALVNNLPKLLTLKDLIQVYVDHRLEVITRSTQFDLNKAEARLHIIEGLRIATQNIDEVVQIIKSSPTTEAAKTALQDRFNLDDIQSQAIVDMRLAQLTGLNLEKLENEYNELVATVADLKDILEKRERRVKIMLDRLDAIVDKCGDDRRTSIEDAVDDYDYEDLIAEEEQVITLSREGYIKRLPIDTFKAQNRGGKGIIGATLKEEDNVEQIFTASTHSYLLVFTNKGRAYWTKVYRLPEGTRNGKGRPIINFIGLTEGEKVQAIVPVRKFGGYFCLVFATKKGVINKMDLTLFSRPRKAGVNAISLDEDDELVKVQLVGMSAEDFKASEAAEGDEVDAEAETQAAEAAIAEESEDAEDIEGRPIPKDLLMLATKNGQAVTFPISCFRAMGRGTHGVKGITLAEGDEVISLLWLKAGNKIVTITENGYGKRSEPSTYRITRRGSKGVRNLNVTDKVGAAVFVESVADDYDLIITSREGQVIRIKAADIRLTGRNAQGVKAISLREGDVVQDATALPSVEDIEQDSAEAKETFDKVEGVEVDDDSVEKIEDKPEQQIGVPSSDEE, encoded by the coding sequence ATGTCAGAAGAATTGGTACCAGGTTCGCAAATCAGGTCCTTGATTGAAAAGGACATGCAGGATTGCTACTTGCGCTATTCCATGAGCGTGATTGTTGCGCGTGCCTTGCCTGATGCGCGTGATGGCTTTAAGCCGGTGCACCGCCGTGTGATGTACAGTATGCACAAGTTGGGCGTGGTGCCCAACAAGCCGACGGTGAAGTCTGCCCGTATCGTGGGTGACGTGATCGGTAAATACCACCCGCATGGCGACTCTGCCGTGTACGAAACCTTGGTGCGTATGGCGCAGGACTTCTCGCTGCGCTACCCGCTGGTGTTCGGTCAGGGTAACTTCGGTTCTATCGACGGCGACGGCGCTGCTGCAATGCGTTATACCGAAGCCAAGATGAACAACATGGGTGCCCTCATGCTCGAAGATCTTGAAAAAGATACCGTCGACATGGGTCCGAACTTCGACGAATCTTTGGAAGAACCGAAGGTGCTGCCTTCCGCTCTCCCGAACATGCTGGTGAACGGTACTACCGGTATTGCCGTGGGTATGGCGACCTCGATGGCTCCGCACAACCTCCGCGAAATTGCAAATGCAATCCATGCAGTGGCTGAAAATCCGGATATCTCCGGCGAAGACCTTTTGCAGTATGTGTCCGGTCCGGACTTCCCGACCGGCGGCGTGATTTGTGGCCGCGCTGGCATCCGTGATGCATACCTCACGGGTCATGGCCGCGTGCGTGTGCGTGCCCGCACTGAAATCGATGTAGATAGCCGTGGCAAACCGCGCATCTTGGTCTCTGAAATTCCTTACATGGTCAACAAGGCCGAACTCTGTAAGAAGATTGCAGAACTCGTGAAGGACAAGCGCGTCGACGGCATTACCGACATCCGCGATGAATCTAGCCGCGAAGGTATGCGCATCGTGATTGAAATGCGCAAGGATGTGGTCGCCGAAGTCGTATTGAATAATTTGTTCAAAAATACACAGCTGCAGACGACGTTCAGCATCTATAACCTCGCTCTCGTCAACAACCTGCCGAAGCTCCTGACCCTCAAGGACCTCATCCAGGTTTACGTGGATCACCGCTTGGAAGTGATTACGCGTTCTACGCAGTTTGACTTGAACAAGGCCGAAGCTCGCCTCCACATTATCGAAGGCCTGCGCATTGCAACGCAGAATATCGACGAAGTGGTGCAGATTATCAAGTCGAGCCCGACGACCGAAGCCGCAAAGACTGCTTTGCAGGATCGCTTCAACCTGGACGACATTCAGTCCCAGGCTATCGTGGACATGCGTCTTGCTCAGCTCACGGGCTTGAACTTGGAAAAGTTGGAAAACGAATACAACGAACTCGTTGCAACCGTTGCCGACTTGAAGGATATTTTGGAAAAGCGCGAACGCCGCGTGAAGATCATGCTCGACCGCCTCGATGCCATCGTGGACAAGTGTGGCGATGACCGCCGTACTTCTATCGAAGACGCTGTCGATGACTACGATTACGAAGACCTGATTGCCGAAGAAGAACAGGTGATTACGCTCAGCCGCGAAGGCTACATCAAGCGTTTGCCGATCGATACCTTCAAGGCTCAGAACCGTGGCGGCAAGGGCATTATCGGTGCTACTCTCAAGGAAGAAGACAACGTCGAACAGATCTTTACCGCAAGCACGCACAGCTACTTGCTGGTGTTCACGAACAAGGGTCGTGCTTACTGGACCAAGGTTTACCGCTTGCCCGAAGGCACTCGCAACGGCAAGGGCCGCCCGATTATCAACTTCATCGGTCTTACCGAAGGCGAAAAGGTGCAGGCGATTGTGCCGGTGCGTAAGTTCGGTGGCTACTTCTGCCTCGTATTTGCAACCAAGAAGGGTGTCATCAACAAGATGGACCTCACGTTGTTCAGCCGCCCGCGTAAGGCCGGCGTGAACGCCATCAGCCTCGACGAAGACGATGAATTGGTGAAGGTCCAGCTCGTGGGTATGTCTGCCGAAGACTTCAAGGCTAGCGAAGCCGCCGAAGGCGACGAAGTAGATGCCGAAGCCGAAACACAGGCTGCCGAGGCCGCCATCGCCGAGGAATCCGAAGACGCCGAAGATATCGAAGGTCGTCCGATTCCGAAGGACTTGCTGATGCTTGCGACCAAGAACGGTCAGGCCGTGACCTTCCCGATCAGCTGCTTCCGCGCCATGGGCCGCGGCACGCACGGCGTGAAGGGCATTACCTTGGCCGAAGGCGACGAAGTGATTTCTCTGTTGTGGCTCAAGGCCGGCAACAAGATTGTGACCATTACCGAAAACGGCTACGGCAAGCGCAGCGAACCTTCTACCTACCGCATTACTCGCCGCGGTAGCAAGGGCGTGCGCAACTTGAATGTGACCGACAAGGTGGGCGCCGCCGTGTTCGTGGAAAGCGTCGCTGACGACTACGACTTGATCATTACCAGCCGCGAAGGCCAGGTGATTCGTATCAAGGCCGCCGATATCCGCCTCACGGGCCGTAACGCCCAGGGCGTCAAGGCGATTAGCCTGCGCGAAGGCGATGTTGTGCAAGATGCTACCGCACTTCCGAGTGTCGAAGATATCGAACAGGATAGCGCCGAGGCGAAGGAAACCTTCGACAAGGTGGAAGGCGTCGAAGTTGATGACGATTCTGTCGAAAAGATCGAAGACAAGCCGGAACAGCAGATTGGAGTTCCTTCTTCTGACGAAGAATAG
- a CDS encoding glycoside hydrolase family 11 protein, with product MKIPFKSGVKVGVALTLCATSGAFAQDFCSNAQHSGQKVTITSNQTGKIGDIGYELWDENGHGGSATFYSDGSMDCTITGAKDYLCRAGLSLGSNKTYKELGGDMIAEFKLVKSGASNVGYSYIGIYGWMEQVSGAPSNLVEYYVIDNTLANDMPGSWIGNERKGTITVDGGTYTVYRNTRTGPAIKTSGNVQFYQYFSVRDKPRDCGTINISEHMRQWEKMGMTMGKLYEAKVLGEAGNVNGQVNGGHMDFPHAKVYISNGDTPKSSASVAKSSSSTAVAKSSSSNGGSNVSGTIDACKDKMGHEGSSKTTQGQNNSSVTGNVGSSPYHYEIWYQGGNNSMTFYDNGTYKASWNGTNDFLARVGFKYNEDKSYSDLGPIDAYFNWSKQGSAGGYNYIGIYGWTVDPLVEYYIVDDWFNKPGANLLGQRKGEFTVDGDTYEIWQNTRVNKPSIKGDQTFPQFFSVRKSARSCGHIDITAHFKKWEELGMKMGKMYEAKVLVEAGGGSGSFDVSYFRMTDKKHPLETPAESSSSETPKSSSSKDEKKSSSSGHHSFGDRSSSSTDAILTEIPRMQLMSGSFQVLDMQGRYLGTVEMQAGSNMKDVLFAKFHKPGVYMVKQGNYLNTVRVNR from the coding sequence ATGAAAATTCCATTCAAATCGGGTGTCAAAGTCGGGGTGGCTTTGACTTTGTGTGCAACTTCAGGGGCTTTTGCTCAGGATTTCTGTAGCAATGCTCAACATTCCGGTCAGAAAGTGACGATTACCTCGAACCAGACTGGTAAAATCGGCGATATCGGTTACGAGCTCTGGGACGAAAACGGTCATGGCGGTAGTGCAACTTTCTATAGCGACGGTTCCATGGACTGCACTATCACGGGAGCCAAGGACTATCTTTGCCGTGCGGGCCTTTCTCTTGGCAGTAACAAGACTTACAAGGAACTTGGTGGCGATATGATTGCCGAGTTCAAGCTTGTGAAGAGCGGTGCGAGTAATGTGGGTTACTCCTATATCGGCATTTATGGCTGGATGGAACAAGTTTCCGGTGCTCCGAGCAACCTGGTTGAATACTATGTGATTGACAATACTCTCGCCAATGACATGCCGGGTAGCTGGATTGGTAATGAAAGAAAAGGGACCATTACGGTTGATGGTGGTACCTATACCGTTTATCGTAATACTCGTACCGGTCCTGCAATTAAGACCTCCGGCAACGTGCAGTTCTATCAGTATTTCAGCGTCCGCGACAAACCGCGCGATTGTGGTACCATCAATATTTCCGAGCACATGAGACAGTGGGAAAAGATGGGCATGACCATGGGTAAGCTCTACGAAGCCAAGGTACTTGGTGAAGCTGGCAACGTCAATGGTCAGGTTAATGGCGGCCATATGGATTTCCCGCATGCCAAGGTGTATATTTCTAACGGTGATACACCGAAGTCCAGTGCTTCTGTTGCCAAGTCAAGTTCTTCGACTGCGGTTGCAAAGTCCAGTTCTTCTAACGGAGGCTCGAATGTTTCGGGCACAATTGACGCCTGTAAGGATAAGATGGGTCACGAAGGCTCTAGCAAGACGACTCAGGGTCAAAACAACTCCAGTGTGACGGGTAATGTCGGTAGCTCTCCTTACCACTATGAAATCTGGTACCAGGGTGGCAACAACTCCATGACCTTCTATGACAACGGTACGTACAAGGCCAGCTGGAACGGCACTAACGACTTCCTTGCTCGCGTTGGCTTCAAGTACAACGAAGACAAGTCTTACAGTGACCTCGGTCCTATTGATGCTTACTTCAACTGGAGCAAGCAGGGTAGCGCCGGTGGTTATAACTATATCGGTATCTATGGTTGGACGGTTGATCCGCTCGTAGAATACTACATCGTGGATGACTGGTTCAATAAGCCGGGTGCAAACCTCCTTGGCCAGAGAAAGGGTGAATTCACGGTTGACGGTGATACCTACGAAATTTGGCAGAACACTCGTGTAAACAAGCCCTCCATTAAGGGGGATCAGACTTTCCCGCAGTTCTTCAGCGTTCGTAAGAGTGCTCGTTCTTGCGGCCATATCGACATCACGGCTCACTTCAAGAAGTGGGAAGAACTCGGTATGAAGATGGGTAAGATGTATGAAGCCAAGGTGCTCGTTGAAGCCGGCGGCGGTTCGGGTTCCTTCGACGTTTCTTACTTCAGGATGACCGACAAGAAGCATCCTCTTGAAACTCCGGCTGAATCTAGTTCTTCTGAAACTCCGAAGTCCAGCTCCAGCAAGGACGAAAAGAAGTCCAGTTCCTCGGGACATCATAGTTTTGGAGACCGTAGCAGTAGCAGCACCGATGCAATTCTTACGGAAATCCCGAGAATGCAGCTCATGAGTGGCTCTTTCCAGGTGCTCGATATGCAGGGCCGTTACCTGGGTACCGTGGAAATGCAGGCCGGCAGCAATATGAAGGATGTGCTGTTCGCCAAGTTCCACAAGCCGGGTGTGTAC